A single window of Nocardia higoensis DNA harbors:
- a CDS encoding SDR family NAD(P)-dependent oxidoreductase — MAGLEGKKALVTGGSRGIGAQIARQLAAEGADVAVTYRNGESAAAAVVGDIRGLGRRAAAIRADSADAAAVVSAVQRAADELGGLDVLVNNAGIFPSKPFEEFTLDEVDEALNVHARAAFVAAQAALKHMGAGGRIIGIGTNLTDHAPFGGLSLYNLSKSALNGFTKALARELGPRGITVNLVQPGSTDTDMNPADSDHAPAQVGLTALGRFGSTADIAAAVAFLAGESGRSITGTVLTVDSGTNA, encoded by the coding sequence ATGGCGGGTCTCGAAGGCAAGAAGGCGCTGGTCACCGGGGGGAGTCGAGGGATCGGGGCGCAGATCGCCCGCCAGTTGGCGGCCGAGGGCGCCGACGTCGCGGTGACCTACCGCAACGGCGAATCGGCCGCCGCCGCGGTCGTCGGCGACATCCGAGGGCTGGGCAGGCGCGCCGCGGCCATCCGCGCCGACAGCGCCGACGCGGCAGCGGTGGTATCCGCCGTGCAGCGAGCCGCCGACGAACTCGGCGGCCTCGATGTCCTGGTCAACAACGCGGGCATCTTTCCGAGCAAGCCCTTCGAGGAGTTCACCCTCGACGAGGTGGACGAGGCGCTGAACGTGCACGCGCGCGCCGCCTTCGTCGCCGCGCAGGCCGCGCTGAAGCACATGGGCGCGGGTGGCCGGATCATCGGCATCGGCACCAATCTCACCGATCACGCCCCCTTTGGCGGGCTGTCGCTCTACAACCTCAGCAAGTCCGCTCTCAACGGCTTCACCAAGGCGCTTGCCCGTGAACTCGGCCCGCGCGGCATCACCGTCAACCTCGTGCAGCCCGGCTCGACCGACACCGACATGAATCCGGCCGACAGCGATCACGCACCCGCGCAGGTCGGGCTCACCGCGCTCGGCCGGTTCGGTTCCACTGCCGACATCGCCGCCGCGGTGGCCTTCCTGGCCGGTGAGTCGGGCCGCAGCATCACCGGCACCGTGCTCACCGTCGACAGCGGCACCAATGCTTGA
- a CDS encoding TetR/AcrR family transcriptional regulator, whose translation MANRGRPRAFDRTEALHRAMEVFWEHGYEATSMSDLTAAMGINTPSLYAAFGDKEALFRAAIELYGNTFGSYTARALSEQQTARAAVETMLRDNVGVYTRTDVPHGCMVVLAGSAYTTRNSGVRDFLSDKRREMNEAIRQRLDRGVRDGDLPAETDTAALARFYTTVLYGLSVQARDGATSEELDAAIDCALTAWPSR comes from the coding sequence GTGGCCAACCGTGGGCGTCCCCGCGCCTTCGACCGGACCGAGGCGCTGCATCGGGCCATGGAGGTGTTCTGGGAACACGGCTACGAGGCCACCTCGATGAGCGACCTGACCGCCGCGATGGGCATCAACACTCCCAGCCTCTACGCCGCCTTCGGCGACAAGGAGGCTCTTTTCCGCGCCGCGATCGAGTTGTACGGCAACACATTCGGCAGTTACACCGCCCGCGCTCTGAGTGAGCAGCAGACTGCGCGCGCCGCCGTCGAGACGATGCTGCGCGACAACGTCGGCGTCTACACGCGCACGGACGTGCCCCACGGCTGCATGGTGGTGCTCGCCGGATCGGCCTACACCACACGCAATTCCGGCGTGCGCGACTTCCTGTCGGACAAACGCCGAGAGATGAACGAGGCCATCAGGCAGCGGCTCGACCGGGGCGTCCGTGACGGTGATCTGCCCGCCGAGACCGACACCGCCGCACTCGCGCGGTTCTACACCACCGTCCTCTACGGCCTGTCCGTCCAAGCAAGGGACGGCGCGACGTCGGAGGAACTCGATGCCGCCATCGACTGCGCGCTGACCGCCTGGCCGTCACGCTGA